gacaaaagagaaaaggcatgcaaatttttttttttttttccttagcactaaacaaataacactataaacagacaaagagaaaaggcatgctaatgttttttttttttttttttccttagcactaaacaaataacactataaacagacaaaaagagaaaaggcatgcaaatttttttttttttttccttagcactaaacaaataacactataaacagacaaagagaaaaggcatgctaatgtttttttttgttttttttccttagcactaaacaaataacacactataaacagacaaaaagagaaaaggcatgcaaatgttttttttttttttccttagcactaaacaaataacacactataaacagacaagagaaaaggcatgcaaatgttttttttttttttttttttttccttagcactaaacaaataacacactataaacagacaaaagagaaaaggcatgcaaatttttttttgtttgttttttttttttttttccttagcactaaacaaataacacactataaacagacaagagaaaaggcatgcaaatgtttttttttgttttttttttccttagcactaaacaaataacacactataaacagacaaaagagaaaaggcatgcaaatttttttttttttttccttagcactaaacaaataacactataaacagacaaaaagagaaaaggcatgcaaatgtttttttttttttctccttagcACTAAACACAACATTATCACACTATAACAGACAACAAGGCAtgcaaattttttttgtattttgttttttttttgcccctaAACATGCAGACTATTCCATGCAAACCCACAAATGAGCCAACCATAACAGTTAGACCTACCAATAAAAGTTAAACCTACCAAAAAGCTCACAATTTCACCAAAAACCTGCAGTCCTCAGAAGTCTAAACTACTCTACCTCATCACTTTCAACACATTTGctgttaaaacaacaaagaatcCCCTCATGATCACTAAAATAAGTAGGCCACACTACTGACTGTACCTCGTACTGTGTTGTTTTCACATACACATGGTCAATAAGTGTGCCTCTCTCTGTGGTGGGTTGTGTCACTAGCTGAACAAACCCCCTCTCTGCGACAAAACTGCAGATTGAAGATGACTTCAAAATGTCATCATTGAAATCTCCCATGACAGCAATAGTGTTACCTTGTGGGTTAAGCCAATCAAGCAACTTGCTCAGATTCACCTTAAACAAACACATGGGATAGGAGGGCGGTCGATAAATGACCGCGACTAGTATGTTAAAACCGACAAACTTGTAAACCAAACACTCCAAATTCACATGTGGCACTTTGATTATGTCAAATGCCACATTGTCTGCACTAAACATGCCAACACCACCATGTTGTTGGGCTTGCAATGATACCAAAGCTGGGTGATTACTTGTGTACGCTTCACTCCGAGGACAGTTCTGGAAACTGTAACCATCGatcttaacattttcaaaaacagaatCAGTGGGTAACCATGTTTCTGTTACAGCAATACAGTTAGGCTGCAAATGCTGTGTGCACAAAGCTAAATCTGACACATGTAGACTCAAACTTTGCACGTtcatcaaaaacacagagaatgtAGGTGTATTTGATGTGTGCTGGGGTATGACATCAATCAAGAATGGAGGCATACTCTTCACTGCATCCTTGATATCATCCTTACAGTAAATGACCTTCTCTCTAAAGTCTTGAATGATCAAGCCAGACAGACTCCTAACACGGCTTAAGGCCACATACGcctgtcctgcagtgaaaactCTCTTAAGACACACTACAGCACTGTCTACTGTCAAGCCCTGCACTTTATGCACTGTACACGCCCAAGCTAGTTTAAGTGGAAATTGTCTTCGCAATCCACCTTTGTTCGtcaccctctcttcctctgggtCAATACCCGTAGAGCCAACCAAATCACTGGAAACACCAACAgattgtttcctcctctgagcACCAACCTGATGGTCATCAAACTTTACAAACACCTTCTTTGGAAATCTACCTTCACTAGCCGGCACAATGTGGGTAACAATACCGCATACACCATTAACCAGACCATCCAAAACATCGACATTCTTACAGAGCATAACACGGGCATCTATCCCCAAGGGAAGTGTTTCCTCTAAAGATGTGTTATACGTTCTGCTGTGATGTCCACTAATCAACTCTAACTTGCCTGTTTTTTTACTATTTACATAATCCTGTGCCTCTATCTCAACATATTCAGGACAAGTCCTGAATAGCTCCTGAATGTTATGCTCATTTACTTGTCTGTTTGTCGGAAAAATGTGTAAAGCTGAGCTGACTTCACCGGTTTCACAACGCTGCAGCGTCCTAATGTCACTGAGCAGCATTGGAGTCTCTTTAGACCGAGTTCTGACCCTGTTCAACAACTCTGCAAAGACTGAATCCTGTTGCCTAACAACTGTTGTTAGTTCAACAACCTTAAACAGACTGGACCACAAGTTCACACCCTGATCATCAACATACAGTGGCTTCCCTTTAACGGGAGGCAACTGGAAAAAATCTCCCACTGCAATCACACTCACGTTACCAAACGGAGCAAAGTCACCAGTCTGTTTGATCTGCCTCAATCTACCATGAATATAAGCCAACAACCTGTGATCTACCATGGAGATTTCATCAATGATCAAAATCTGCAGATCACACAACTTAGCACGCAGAGAGTTGATCTTCTCTTCACCCAGAGGAGTGTACGGTAAGCGTACATCCACTCCAATGCTAAACGTGCTGTGAATAGTTGCTGCATGCAGATTGTATGCAGCAATCCCTGTAGGAGCAGTCAACAAAACACAGGTGTTGTCCGGATGACGACATGCCGGTGACAACAACCTCATAGCCTCGTACTGAATAGCCCTAATCAGATGGCTCTTACCGGTACCAGCCCCGCCGGTTACAAACACGTGCAGGGGACCTGGCTTTTTCCCGTCAACCCTGTCCAAACACCACTGACGAATCTGATAGAAAACAGACAACTGTGTCTCATTCAGAGACCTAACCAAAGCCAAACCATCACTTCTGCTCAAAACATTACTTCTTTTCTCTACACGGGAAACGTCCTTACTGCTAACTGCCAAATCTGGAATGTTTTCGACATGCTCCTCTACTACCTGCTCTGCCTCATTCTGCTCCTGCAGACACTGTAAACGCTCCAGTTCCTGCTCTGGACACAGCTCACACCAGGCATCCTCTAACACAACGTTACTGTCAACTTCGTGCTGGATATCATCCAATTTATCAGCTTCCATTTCAAATCTGCTCCTGTTCAAATCCACAACTGACTTGACCGAATGCCTGGATCTATCACTAAACCTCACATGACCATTCATGTAAAAATCCTCAAAAGTCTCACTGTTTGGAGGTTTAAGCTGCACATCAACACGATGGGGAAGAAACAACTGCAAAATGCTCTGAAAGAAAGATTCTGGATTTTTTGTCTCAGAAAAGCGCGCGTAGCGAACAACAGCAGGTTGTGAACGTGTTCTTTTTGAGACAAAACCAAAATCTTTCTTCAGTTTCACCCTATTCTGACTCTTCTCATTTTTGCTCAGAACACGATATTCTGACGCAAAAGTTGCCAAACACATGTCATCAAACTCGCTATCATCTGGCCTGTTCCTATAGCGATCCACTAAACTAGTCATCCACATGTCTTCTGAAGTAAGACCCTGTGATGACGCTGCCTTttgttttaacacatttaaaggcAGACTCATCTTCACAACATTTTCCCCTGTTGGGACAAACACAACCTTCCTAGAACACTCCTTCAGGTGCATGCTGGGTACCAACCTGTACACCGCTTCCTGACTCGACACATCTCTGTTGTGAAGATAGACACTGCCTAGATTCTTCAGAGCATCCTTGGCACTAAGATTTTTATCCTTAGCTGCTTCTCTCTGAGCGTTCCCTAACAACAGTCcaatctccctctctgcctttgAAATATAGGAGACAATGTAAACCACACATGCATATGCATCAACAACATACTGGATGTCCATATTGGCATTCCAGCATTTCAAAAGTGGCTTACTGAACTGATTCACCCAAACTTCATTAACCTCTCTTTTCAACACGACATGCGTGTTCCGACTAAAGAGCTTATACGCTCTCTCAAAAGCTCTCTGAGTGATCCCTAAACTGTCAAACAACTCGTCCAAACAACCAAAGCTTCTATTCTCATCAGAAAGAGCCTTCTTCACTGCTTCCAAAATCTTTGCCGCATGGTCCCTCATCCTTTTCTCACTGTCCTTATCAACCTGACTTTTGCATGTACACACAGCTGAACTACCCGTCTTCTCTACCTGACACTTGCACTTCTTTAAATCTTCTAAACTTTTACCACGAGCGATAAAAGTCCTACCTGAAGCTGGCCTGGGAAAATTAAAACGACAAACTGTTTTATTCTTCTTACAAGTTTTGGAATGTCGCTTTGAATGCTGCTGCACCGACTTCACAATATCTAACagctcctcatcctctgacGGTAGCTCACATGTTACATATTTATCAATGAATGCAACAACTTCCTCATCCGAATCTTTATCAATCTTTGGGGCATTCTCAATCCAAAACAAACTATGAATGTGCGGTGAGCCACGCTGCTGAAACTCTACCCTATGAAAGTAATCCTTGATCTTACCTATTGGCTCAGCTGGAGACATCAGAACCTCCCTGAGAAAACAATGCCAACGGAAATCAAAAGATCTGGCTGCTGTGACGGGATTTCTGCGCAACAACTCACACCTATCTGCCCACTCTAACTCTTCAAATGTCTGTGTCCTACCCTCCTGtttcaaaatactattcaaCAGGTTTTTCCATCGCATATCAGCagatgaaaaagaacaaaaccacGTAGGAACACCTAGCTGCCTAACACAAGCCAAAAGATCTTTCTGAGCTCCCTGCCAAAATGCTGGAGTACCTCTAATAGGTTTTAAGAAACGAAAGCCATCATCAAACTCCAACAACTGCTTCAAGGACTCTTCATCTCTCAACAAATCCTCCCCTACTCTTTGAGACTGATGACCTCCTTTCCCTTTCCGTAAGGCTATAGACACTTTAGACACTACCTGCTCTAACTCGGACATGTACTGGGCAAAGAAGATATACTCTACATTCCGAGCAAACCGACCATCTGCGTGTAAAATACGGTTATTCAAATAACGTGACAAAGTCAACCTGTGCTGTCTACTCTCGTGAAATGTATTACCACCCTGTGGAAACAATACCGGGAAAGATTTAGCTTCATTTGCCTCATCGCACAACAACCTAACAGGACTATTTCCTTCTGCCGGAGCCAAATTCAATGTATCATCAAAATACTGATCCAGTGCTTCCTGACCTAAATCAACAGGCATGAGACACGTGTCCTGAAACATACAGTGCTGCTGTCTGTCATGCAGCTGCTCATCCTCTGCTTCATCTGTAGCTGCATCTGAACTCTCTACATTAGGAACACTAACCTCTGCCAaaacttcctcttcttccctaCAAAACTCATTAAGCCACTGTTCATTAAATTCAACATCTTCATACAACACATTGGTCCTCTTTAAGTAAACCAAAGCTTTCCTAACCTTCATCGTATCAACAAACTGATACTCATAGTGGCCTTTGTAAGTCAACTTACGCTTTAATTTCACCCTCAACAATGACCCTTCCATATTGGAACGGGGCAGCAAATTGTCTGTCTGCACAATGTTAGCAGGAACACACGTCACCGGTCCATGAACACCATTTTGCCCACCTTTAGGCAACGCCAACATCTTCATAAATGGAATGTGCAAAGCTATCAAATGTTGCTCCAAGCTATTCAAACACGCCAACTCTGGAGGAATGGGATTAAGTCCCAAATTATTAACTGCACTTTCAGGTGGGACTTCACCTTTATTAATCTTTACATGACAGGTGTAGCAGATCCACATCTGACCTCTCGGTGAATCTAACAACTTACAAGTCACTTCACAGTCCGGACTACATTTATGCAAATAATCTTCTGACAAACATTTATCTGCGATCAAAGCTActcctctctgtttgttgtaATCTTCTTTTCTACAACTTAAAACCTGATGTTTAAACAACAATCTATGgcagacacaacaaacaaaatctgGACCATCCTCTACTTTCTTTAGAAACTGTCCCATCACAAAATCAAACTGTTTTGCcttttctttctgattctgCCTCCTCACTCTGTTACCTGCTGCAACACTCTCTCTATGCTCTGCATTACCATGGTACTTCCTTATACTCATGGCTTTCACACGCTGTCTATGCAACTTATCTAACCGATACTTGTGTTTACTTATTCTTTTGACTCTCTCCCTATGCAAAACATTCTCTCGATATTTTAATTTACTGCTTCTCTTAACTTTCTCTTGGACAGTGACATTACTCTGGTATTTGAATTTAATTCTTTCTAGATTACTTCTTTTTACTTTCTCCCTATGCACCAAATTTTCTTGGTATTTAAGTTTACTTCTTTCTACACTACTTCTTTTTACTTTCTCCCTATGCACCAAATTTTCTTGGTATTTAAGTTTACTTCTTTCTACACTACTTCTTTTTACTTTCTCCCTATGCACCAAATTTTCTTGGTATTTAAGTTTACTTCTTTCTACACTACTTCTTTTTACTTTCTCCCTATGCACCAAATTTTCTTGGTATTTAAGTTTACTTCTTTCTAGATTACTTCTTTTTACTTTCTCCCTATGCACCAAATTTTCTTGGTATTTAAGTTTACTTCTTTCTAGATTACTTCTTTTTACTTTCTCCCTATGCACCAAATTTTCTTGGTATTTAAGTTTACTTCTTTCTACACTACTTCTTTTTACTTTCTCCCTATGCACCACATTTTCTTGGTATTTAAGTTTACTTCTTTCTACACTACTTCTTTTTACTTTCTCCCTATGCACCACATTTTCTTGGTATTTAAGTTTACTTCTTTCTACACTACTTCTTTTTACTTTCTCCCTATGCACCACATTTTCTTGGTATTTAAGTTTACTTCTTTCTACACTACTTCTTTTTACTTTCTCCCTATGCACCACATTTGCCTGGTATCCAatttttttactgtcttttcttttctgactATACATAAATTCCTGGCATTTCCTTTTCTCATCTAATTTCCTCTTCCTTTTGAAATACTTTGATAATGTACTATGCTGGGGCTGTTTTGTAACACCTTCTACATGCTCTACGTCTAAACTTGCAGCGGAAATCGAAGCTCCCAAACAAGCACTCTCTTTCCCTTTACGCTGTCTAATATTGAAACCCGTCTTACAAGACTCGTCGGCTCTGCAGTAGCCATAACAACCCTGAATGAGAGGCTGTTGAACACAAACAACAGTCTCATAATGATTGTCATTACAATGTTCTAAATAAACTCCCTGATTTGAAAACTGTCTATTCCTACAACTATATTCAAGCCAGCGACCCTGATGATATGTAAATATACTCACACCTAAACAATCTGCTGCTGCTTGAATCTCTACCTCTGTAGCCCATCTGCCAACATACTGCATTTTTGACTCCCTAAGGTACTCTGCCACAGAAGAAAACTCACTCCTCAAAAGACTCTTGTACTTAGCCACATTACTTTCCATCTGCTTCACAACTGCAAGTCTAACTTTCCTATGATTCTTCTGAGTACCACTCACAGCCTGACTAACTGCTCGAAAGAAACAATTACCGTCACCCTGTATACTCTCGTTTTTACACGGCACTCCTAACTGACCAACCTCTGAAGATACAGCATCAACTATCTCTGACTCCACGTTCAACTGTTTACACAACGCTTCTGAAACTTCCCTACGAAGAGGATTAAACTGCAGTCCTTTACTAGCCACATcactaacaaacacaacatctgtATCATCACTCCTCTTCCACTTCTTTGACAGAAAACATCCTGCTGACCTCTTGCGCTTCTCTGCCCTCACACTGCTGCTACAGCTGACTGCTGGCTGACCACTGGACACCTCAGAGACACTGCTTCCAAACACGCTCTTTCTGCTTTCTACAGTTAGTGACTGTCCTAATGACTTATCACTGTCAACAACTAACCCTGGGAGAGACACACGAACACCAGCTATCTCAAACTGCTTGACACCTACTGGCAACATGCGGGACAACTTGCATATGTGATCATAGACCTGATCAATGCAACTGAAATACACAACAACACTCCTCCCGTTACCATGCAACATTCCCTCAGCACTACGAGCATGGGAATCAACCACTGCATACCGTCCACCCTGATGAACGATAGCACAAGTGCTACCCTGCACTGTCAACAGACATGTGTCGTACTGTGTGAACATGTCCGTCAATCCCCTTTTCAAGCTCACATGTACACCTAGCTCAATAGTGGGACCATCATCCACACCTACCAGTCCACTTACAAAGTCACCATACTCAAAGTCAAAGCTCTGCCCATCAACCACATGCTGTTTGGGCAAATcaggaacacaaagaaagagTGATACTTTATCACTGATCAAGTTGTTCTTCCTTAAAGAGGCATACAACTTGTCCCCTGACACGACAACATCATCCAAGGTCTTGGACTGCCATGAAAACACACTGTCAGTTGTGTGTTTCGCCATTCCAACGAGGCTTATGGCCATACACTGAAATCCTCCAAACTCAAACTGATCATCTCCCTGATGAAAAGTTCCCTGCACTGATCTCACATGACATGCAGACCTGACTGAGCTGCTCTCCTGAACCTCACCTGTAACTTGCATGTCACCATCACTGTCTGCAACCTCTGAAACAGTCTCAACACCGAGTCCAACATCAAGCGGCTTCACAGACATGCTGGCAACAACATACGCCTGTGCGTTGAAAGACTTCTGCAGACCCCTGATGTGAAACATCAGGTCGTTCAGGCATGTGTTAAACACAGCCACAGATCTGCTGCAGCTAGGATCAGAACCACTGGCATCACGTGTGCTGcagtcaacaacaacaatgtaatCTTTGTGTTGTATCACTGCAGTAGCAAGACCATCAACACCAAAAAGACACATGCCATCCCTCAACAACAGATCCTGCAGCTTCTCAGACACAAGTGTGTCCTCCCCTGGTGGCTTCACTACAAAGTACTCTGGCCTACCAATGTCAACGTTCCACTTCCCTCCAAAGACTGTGTGCTTCTCAATAAGCGTACATAACTCCCTTTCTCCTGCTGGAACCTTCTTACTCTCCTCAACCAGAAACTCCACCAACTTAGTCCCTTCTGACCTGACCTCGTCTATGTCCCTGCCACGCCATGTACACACAGGTGCAATCGTGTGTTTGATTGCAGCCACAGCACTACAAGTGAGCAAAGTATTCACGTCAGAGTACTGACCTACAAAACTACTGCCTGAAACTAAAGGTGGGGGCAACTGCTCAGAACACATGCAAACTGGAGCTGCAACACTCTGACCTTTGACGGGCCTTTGAGTGCGATGGGGGCGGGCAGGACCCTCCACCGGCGCAGCCTGGTCAGGGGACTGGACAGGGGACTCGGGGGACGCTCCCACAACACTC
This genomic interval from Notolabrus celidotus isolate fNotCel1 chromosome 4, fNotCel1.pri, whole genome shotgun sequence contains the following:
- the LOC117811513 gene encoding uncharacterized protein LOC117811513 isoform X2, giving the protein MPRGKSYRRSLAAKKRMAEQRSAGVERFNASPYGSSNASARHGTGYRHPVQKWPVSSLSGKQHKLVFMPESPDKKFVLLVGDSHLRAIADRHVSMPEGRFSFGIMSTPGGAAHDLRAELVHAHVPRTPDAVCLLAPSNNLTHSRTISDAGADFTELLNAACNRWSNVVVVDFPPRFNCDQQYQELLRQEFHRVCVRLGVRYFPTACHFPLENTDLWARDGIHLSEPEGMSVLSQLMWQAVYVTLDTVPQPPAVKAPLRPLAPCIKPKLVVKGEDTPPRPPVNPFVWRTVQRGKEGNSSGEPGRSSGVLPQRRKVQKQVVKECTIPLNPVWFSFALLDEMDKLVPSHLPGTAVPEGKQKAFVERRRSAASKRSRSDRQAEAVPSVVVVKARVTSTTFMRETAEAEEAVPSVVGASPESPVQSPDQAAPVEGPARPHRTQRPVKGQSVAAPVCMCSEQLPPPLVSGSSFVGQYSDVNTLLTCSAVAAIKHTIAPVCTWRGRDIDEVRSEGTKLVEFLVEESKKVPAGERELCTLIEKHTVFGGKWNVDIGRPEYFVVKPPGEDTLVSEKLQDLLLRDGMCLFGVDGLATAVIQHKDYIVVVDCSTRDASGSDPSCSRSVAVFNTCLNDLMFHIRGLQKSFNAQAYVVASMSVKPLDVGLGVETVSEVADSDGDMQVTGEVQESSSVRSACHVRSVQGTFHQGDDQFEFGGFQCMAISLVGMAKHTTDSVFSWQSKTLDDVVVSGDKLYASLRKNNLISDKVSLFLCVPDLPKQHVVDGQSFDFEYGDFVSGLVGVDDGPTIELGVHVSLKRGLTDMFTQYDTCLLTVQGSTCAIVHQGGRYAVVDSHARSAEGMLHGNGRSVVVYFSCIDQVYDHICKLSRMLPVGVKQFEIAGVRVSLPGLVVDSDKSLGQSLTVESRKSVFGSSVSEVSSGQPAVSCSSSVRAEKRKRSAGCFLSKKWKRSDDTDVVFVSDVASKGLQFNPLRREVSEALCKQLNVESEIVDAVSSEVGQLGVPCKNESIQGDGNCFFRAVSQAVSGTQKNHRKVRLAVVKQMESNVAKYKSLLRSEFSSVAEYLRESKMQYVGRWATEVEIQAAADCLGVSIFTYHQGRWLEYSCRNRQFSNQGVYLEHCNDNHYETVVCVQQPLIQGCYGYCRADESCKTGFNIRQRKGKESACLGASISAASLDVEHVEGVTKQPQHSTLSKYFKRKRKLDEKRKCQEFMYSQKRKDSKKIGYQANVVHREKVKRSSVERSKLKYQENVVHREKVKRSSVERSKLKYQENVVHREKVKRSSVERSKLKYQENLVHREKVKRSNLERSKLKYQENLVHREKVKRSNLERSKLKYQENLVHREKVKRSSVERSKLKYQENLVHREKVKRSSVERSKLKYQENLVHREKVKRSSVERSKLKYQENLVHREKVKRSNLERIKFKYQSNVTVQEKVKRSSKLKYRENVLHRERVKRISKHKYRLDKLHRQRVKAMSIRKYHGNAEHRESVAAGNRVRRQNQKEKAKQFDFVMGQFLKKVEDGPDFVCCVCHRLLFKHQVLSCRKEDYNKQRGVALIADKCLSEDYLHKCSPDCEVTCKLLDSPRGQMWICYTCHVKINKGEVPPESAVNNLGLNPIPPELACLNSLEQHLIALHIPFMKMLALPKGGQNGVHGPVTCVPANIVQTDNLLPRSNMEGSLLRVKLKRKLTYKGHYEYQFVDTMKVRKALVYLKRTNVLYEDVEFNEQWLNEFCREEEEVLAEVSVPNVESSDAATDEAEDEQLHDRQQHCMFQDTCLMPVDLGQEALDQYFDDTLNLAPAEGNSPVRLLCDEANEAKSFPVLFPQGGNTFHESRQHRLTLSRYLNNRILHADGRFARNVEYIFFAQYMSELEQVVSKVSIALRKGKGGHQSQRVGEDLLRDEESLKQLLEFDDGFRFLKPIRGTPAFWQGAQKDLLACVRQLGVPTWFCSFSSADMRWKNLLNSILKQEGRTQTFEELEWADRCELLRRNPVTAARSFDFRWHCFLREVLMSPAEPIGKIKDYFHRVEFQQRGSPHIHSLFWIENAPKIDKDSDEEVVAFIDKYVTCELPSEDEELLDIVKSVQQHSKRHSKTCKKNKTVCRFNFPRPASGRTFIARGKSLEDLKKCKCQVEKTGSSAVCTCKSQVDKDSEKRMRDHAAKILEAVKKALSDENRSFGCLDELFDSLGITQRAFERAYKLFSRNTHVVLKREVNEVWVNQFSKPLLKCWNANMDIQYVVDAYACVVYIVSYISKAEREIGLLLGNAQREAAKDKNLSAKDALKNLGSVYLHNRDVSSQEAVYRLVPSMHLKECSRKVVFVPTGENVVKMSLPLNVLKQKAASSQGLTSEDMWMTSLVDRYRNRPDDSEFDDMCLATFASEYRVLSKNEKSQNRVKLKKDFGFVSKRTRSQPAVVRYARFSETKNPESFFQSILQLFLPHRVDVQLKPPNSETFEDFYMNGHVRFSDRSRHSVKSVVDLNRSRFEMEADKLDDIQHEVDSNVVLEDAWCELCPEQELERLQCLQEQNEAEQVVEEHVENIPDLAVSSKDVSRVEKRSNVLSRSDGLALVRSLNETQLSVFYQIRQWCLDRVDGKKPGPLHVFVTGGAGTGKSHLIRAIQYEAMRLLSPACRHPDNTCVLLTAPTGIAAYNLHAATIHSTFSIGVDVRLPYTPLGEEKINSLRAKLCDLQILIIDEISMVDHRLLAYIHGRLRQIKQTGDFAPFGNVSVIAVGDFFQLPPVKGKPLYVDDQGVNLWSSLFKVVELTTVVRQQDSVFAELLNRVRTRSKETPMLLSDIRTLQRCETGEVSSALHIFPTNRQVNEHNIQELFRTCPEYVEIEAQDYVNSKKTGKLELISGHHSRTYNTSLEETLPLGIDARVMLCKNVDVLDGLVNGVCGIVTHIVPASEGRFPKKVFVKFDDHQVGAQRRKQSVGVSSDLVGSTGIDPEEERVTNKGGLRRQFPLKLAWACTVHKVQGLTVDSAVVCLKRVFTAGQAYVALSRVRSLSGLIIQDFREKVIYCKDDIKDAVKSMPPFLIDVIPQHTSNTPTFSVFLMNVQSLSLHVSDLALCTQHLQPNCIAVTETWLPTDSVFENVKIDGYSFQNCPRSEAYTSNHPALVSLQAQQHGGVGMFSADNVAFDIIKVPHVNLECLVYKFVGFNILVAVIYRPPSYPMCLFKVNLSKLLDWLNPQGNTIAVMGDFNDDILKSSSICSFVAERGFVQLVTQPTTERGTLIDHVYVKTTQYEVQSVVWPTYFSDHEGILCCFNSKCVESDEVE